The genomic segment GGCCGAGGGACCTTTGGGGCGAATAACCCTGGAGCACCACGAGGAGCCCAAGCAAGAGGAAACGGGGCCAGGAATGCAGGGGGACGGAATAATGGAACCCGAATGGGACCGATTGGAAGGGGACAACCTAGGAATATCTCGCAAGGAGGTCGAGCAATAGTTCCCCAAATGAATTGTGTATTTTGTAAGAAACCTGGCCATACTATAGATGGTTGCTGGAAGAAGCAAGGGAAGTGCCTGAAATGCGGAAGTGGCGAGCACCAAATTGCTGGATGTCCAAAAATTCAGGAGTGGGGTAATCCAAATGCTAGGCCAAACACTTCTGGAGGGAGCCGGCCAACAGTTCCTGCCAGGGTGTATGCTATAGATGACCAACCTGTACCTGATTCCTCGGAAGTCGTGGAAGGTACTCTTCCCATTTTTCATCGACTAGCTAAAGTGTTAATTGACCCTGGTGCAACTCATTCATTCGTAAATCCATCATTTATGTCTGGAATAGATGTGAGACCTGTTAGGTTACCCTTCGATCTTGAAGTTAAGACACCAATGGGTAATAAGAGGATAATCGCTAGCTTAGCTTATAAGAATTGTGAATTCTGGATTGGAGAGCGTAAAACGCTAGTGGATCTAATCAGTTTGGACATAAAAGGGTACGATGTTATCATAGGAATGGATTTCCTAGCCCAGTATCATGCTAAGCTTGATTGCCGAGCAAAAGTGGTGGAATTTTGTATACCTGGAGAAGCAACTCTGAGGTTAGATGTTaagggtaggttagcctcatctgctatgATTTCAGGGATACGGGCAAGGAAAATGTTGTCAAAAGGAGCTCaaggtttcttagctttcatgatTAATGCTCCTAGTGATCAAGCAAAGTTGGAAGATGTACCAGTGGTACAAGAATttcctgatgtttttcctgaggAGCTAAAGACTCTACCGCCGGAAAGAGAAGTGGAGTTTAGGATTGACTTAGTGCCTGGATCGGCTCCAATTTCAAAAACTccgtaccgaatggctcctgccgagCTGAAGGAGTTGAAAATTCAATTGCAAGACCTCTTGGAGAAGGGTTTTGTAAAGGAGAGTGATTCACCATGGGGAGCACCCGTTctgtttgttaagaaaaaggacggaagctTGAGGTTATGTATTGATTATCGAGGGTTAAATGAGAttaccattaagaataaataccctctgCCGTTGATAGATAGTTTGTTCGACCAACTGCAAGGATCAGTAGTTTTCTCTAAGCTGGACTTGAGGCAAGGGTATTACCAATTGAAGATTAAAAAGGAggacatacccaagactgcttttagtaCGAGGTATGGACATTTTGAATTcgcagtcatgccttttggtctaactaatgcaccagcggcattcatggatttaatgcaaagAGTCTTTAAGAAGTATCTGGATCAGTTTGTAATGGTTTTCATCGATGATATCTTGATATACTCTAAGACTCGAGAGGAACATGTTAAACACTTGGAGACAGTTTTGCAGATATTAAGAGAACATAAATTGTATGCCAAATTTagcaagtgcgagttttggttggatgaaatatcttttctagggcacaagatttccaaagatggaattgccgtggatccggcaaaagttgaggcCGTTATGAATTGGAAGCAGCCAGAAACTCCAACTGAAATTAGAAGTTTCTTGGGATTAGCAGGCTATTATAGGCgatttatcaaggatttttcaaagattgctggacccatgactgagttaACCAAGAAAGGGAATAGGTTCATTTGGACTCCTAAGTGCGagtcaagttttcaggagttaaagaagCGATTGACATCCGCTCCTGTTTTGGTGTTACCTGATGGAGGTGAAGGTTATGCCGTGTACTCCGATGCTTCCGGAGAAGGTCtaggatgtgttttaatgcaaaatggtAAAGTGATTGCTTATGCTTCCAGGAGACTGAAGCCCCACGAACAAAACTACCCAACTCATGACTTAGAGTTAGCAGCAGTGATTTTcgccttgaagaaatggagacactacttgtatggcgtgacttttgaggtttatacggaccataagagccttaagtacttgttttcccagaaggaattaaatttgagacaaaggcgatgggtagaatttttggaagattatgactgttcTATTAATTACCACCCAGGAAAAGCTAATGTGGTAGCTGACGCTCTAAGTAGAAAGGcccaagtagcagggttaatggtTAAAGAGTGGGACATGCTAGAAGAAATAAGCAGTTGGAACCCTCGCTTGGAGAAATTGAAGGTTTTATTTGGGAACTTATCGTTAAAATCACCATTATTAGAGCGTATCAAGGAGGCCCAGAAAACGGACCCTGTGATTCAAAAGAATTTGGAGAAAATGCAAAAAGGGGAAACCCTAGATTTTAAATTAGGGTCTGAAGGTGTATTGAGGTTTCGAGATCGAATTGTGGTTCCGGCAAATGAagagataagaaaagaaattttagaagaatcACATCGATCGAGATATACTATACATCCAGGTGTGACCAAGATGTATCATGATGTGAAGGGATTGTACTGGTGGGacggtttaaaaaaaaaatgtggcgGAATTTGTTCAAAGATGTTTGATctgccaacaagtaaaagctgaGCATCAGAAGCCCTCTGGTTTATTGCAACCGTTAgaaatccctgaatggaaatgggaacatatcACAATGGATTTTGTAACGGGACTACCTAGAAGTCAAAAAGGATTcgatgcaatttgggtaatagttgaCCGACTCACTAAGTCTGCACATTTCCTGCCTGTAAGCATGAGCTTTTCTTTGGAAAAACTGgtcaagttgtacacagaagagatcCTAAGATTACATGGTATTCCTGTAAGTATCGTGTCTGACCAAGACCCAAGGTTTGTCTCAcgtttttggcaaaaatttcaggagtctttggggactaagttgaaatTTAGTACTGCATATCATCCCCAAACCGATGGGCAATcggaaagaacaattcaaactttgGAGGATTTGCTGAGGtcgtgtatattggattttggaggtaaatggaGTAATTATATGACCTTAGTAGAATTTGCTTATAACAACAGTTATCAGGCctccattcaaatggcaccttatgaaCCTTTGTATGGGAGAaggtgtcgatctccgattcattgggatgaaataggagaGAAGAAGATTGTAGATCCAACAGCGATACCTTGGATAGAAGAGGCCCAGGAGAAAGTGAAACTTATTAGGGAAAAGCTTCAagccgctcagagtagacagaaaagctacgccgacacaaggaggaaagatttggaattcgaaGTAGGAGACAAGGTCTTCCTaagaattaaacccttgaagagcGGAGTAGTACCTAAAAAAAGTAAGAAGCTAAAGCCAAGGTATATCGGACCTTTCGAAATTTTGAAGCGAGTTGGGAAAGTAGCATATCAGCTGAAGTTACCTGCAAGCATGGCTAAGGttcacgatgtatttcacgtttccatgcttaagaaatattatTCAGACCCAAGTCATGTGCTGCCATTGGAgggaattgaagtggatgagACCTTAACGTATGAAGAAGGACCAGTCAAGATTTTGGAAAGTGAAATAAAGGAACTGAGGAATAAGAAAATTCCTCTGGTGAAGGTtctatggagaaatcatggacttgaggaagcaacttgggaattggaggaagaaatgcagaaaaagtaccctgttttattttcttaggaaagtgtgaattttgaggacaaaattcttgtaaggaggggaggatgtgagaaccgtgaaaaatggatatataaactagtgcatattttatttgcatttcttttatttcttaataatttcgagcattacttttacttgtttgcaattaagtaTGTAAAAATTAGGTTTacgtgaaaaataatataattttctaGTTTATGATATTTCTTGGTCTTAAtagactaaattaatatctttaggGTGAGATTTATTTTTGCCCTAATATTAAATGTAGGAATACTTAAGTCTTTAATCCTAAAGTATTGATACTTGAGTAATTAGAATTATGATCTTAAAATAAATTGTTTAATTCCTATGATTAATTTTAATTAGAtgctaatgttaaatgttaataagaATTTCCGTGTTAAGATAGAAATCAATGAAtttagataaatatgattcTAATATGTTTAACATGCTTTAGGTGTGAAAATTTCGATAAATatattcttatctttctttgtttttaaataagtgtgtaaaaataattttgtgtGCAAATTGATACCCGTGGATGCAATTATTGTTTCACTTGACCTTATTttactaaatcgataaatttcgagttagactaactctattacttgagaaataataattggaaattttaatgactaatttaatcgctaaataatataagaattactaggaaccttaatattcaagtttaatcgataattatccgataaaaatggtttaggtatGTTAGAGTATAATTAGGCGTTTGAATCACACTTGggaataatttttagaattaagtcGGATTTGCGAAATTAAGTCGAGGTTAGGGaataaagtgaaaagactaaattaCCCTTACCTTACCTTTCAATGCAAACCAAACGAAATCTCT from the Coffea arabica cultivar ET-39 chromosome 11e, Coffea Arabica ET-39 HiFi, whole genome shotgun sequence genome contains:
- the LOC113718113 gene encoding uncharacterized protein: MDRQIVGRGRGRPRRQHPEAGGDREPEVNQNQGQEGVAGDQVATAINRITDVLERLTEHQASGPVHRQGGPTDSEDRALERFLKFGPPKFYGGPEPDIAEGWWERISDIFAALNYTEERQVTFAAFQFEGAARSWWNLEGLAAVRIDTFADAVEKAQRVEVARAQVKSFQAKKRFAPNSSREPTYGNTPPAKMGRGTFGANNPGAPRGAQARGNGARNAGGRNNGTRMGPIGRGQPRNISQGGRAIVPQMNCVFCKKPGHTIDGCWKKQGKCLKCGSGEHQIAGCPKIQEWGNPNARPNTSGGSRPTVPARVYAIDDQPVPDSSEVVEGTLPIFHRLAKVLIDPGATHSFVNPSFMSGIDVRPVRLPFDLEVKTPMGNKRIIASLAYKNCEFWIGERKTLVDLISLDIKGYDVIIGMDFLAQYHAKLDCRAKVVEFCIPGEATLRLDVKGRLASSAMISGIRARKMLSKGAQGFLAFMINAPSDQAKLEDVPVVQEFPDVFPEELKTLPPEREVEFRIDLVPGSAPISKTPYRMAPAELKELKIQLQDLLEKGFVKESDSPWGAPVLFVKKKDGSLRLCIDYRGLNEITIKNKYPLPLIDSLFDQLQGSVVFSKLDLRQGYYQLKIKKEDIPKTAFSTRYGHFEFAVMPFGLTNAPAAFMDLMQRVFKKYLDQFVMVFIDDILIYSKTREEHVKHLETVLQILREHKLYAKFSKCEFWLDEISFLGHKISKDGIAVDPAKVEAVMNWKQPETPTEIRSFLGLAGYYRRFIKDFSKIAGPMTELTKKGNRFIWTPKCESSFQELKKRLTSAPVLVLPDGGEGKANVVADALSRKAQVAGLMVKESCILDFGGKWSNYMTLVEFAYNNSYQASIQMAPYEPLYGRRCRSPIHWDEIGEKKIVDPTAIPWIEEAQEKVKLIREKLQAAQNPSHVLPLEGIEVDETLTYEEGPVKILESEIKELRNKKIPLVKV